Proteins co-encoded in one Xanthomonas campestris pv. badrii genomic window:
- the rluD gene encoding 23S rRNA pseudouridine(1911/1915/1917) synthase RluD yields MSDPSADPTDPSIRQAVVPDSAAGRRFDAVLAELFPEFSRSRLAEWIKSGDALLDGDMARPRDTLRGGESVQLQVVLETQTHAAPQDIPLNVLYEDEQVLVIDKPAGLVVHPGAGNPDGTLVNALLFRDPALSAVPRAGVVHRLDKDTSGVMVVARTVQAQTALVEQLSARDVHRQYLAVVVGALVSGGTANAPIDRHPRDRLKMAVRDDGRDAVTHYRLRERFRAHTALECRLETGRTHQIRVHMAHLKSPIVGDPLYGGALKLPKGATDALVHELRTFKRQALHAETLEFLHPVSGEPVRASAPVPADLQRLMTALREDSARAAELARR; encoded by the coding sequence ATGTCCGACCCTTCTGCCGACCCCACCGACCCGTCCATCCGTCAGGCAGTCGTGCCCGACAGCGCTGCAGGACGGCGTTTCGACGCGGTGCTGGCCGAACTGTTCCCCGAATTCTCGCGCTCGCGGCTGGCCGAATGGATCAAGTCCGGCGACGCGCTGCTGGACGGCGACATGGCGCGTCCGCGCGACACCTTGCGCGGCGGCGAGAGCGTACAGCTGCAGGTGGTGCTGGAAACCCAGACCCATGCCGCGCCGCAGGACATCCCGCTGAACGTGTTGTACGAAGACGAGCAGGTGCTGGTGATCGACAAGCCGGCCGGCCTGGTGGTGCACCCAGGCGCTGGCAATCCAGACGGCACCCTGGTCAACGCGCTGCTGTTCCGCGACCCGGCGCTGTCGGCGGTGCCGCGCGCCGGCGTGGTGCATCGCCTGGACAAGGACACCAGCGGGGTGATGGTGGTTGCGCGCACGGTGCAGGCGCAGACCGCGCTGGTGGAGCAACTGTCCGCGCGCGACGTGCATCGCCAGTATTTGGCGGTGGTGGTCGGGGCGCTGGTGTCCGGCGGCACCGCCAACGCCCCGATCGACCGCCACCCGCGCGACCGCCTGAAGATGGCGGTGCGCGACGACGGCCGCGATGCGGTCACCCATTACCGGCTGCGCGAGCGTTTCCGCGCGCATACCGCGCTGGAATGCCGGCTGGAAACCGGGCGCACCCATCAGATCCGCGTGCATATGGCACATCTGAAATCGCCGATCGTCGGCGACCCCTTGTACGGCGGCGCACTCAAACTGCCCAAGGGCGCCACCGACGCGCTGGTGCATGAGCTGCGTACCTTCAAGCGCCAGGCGCTGCACGCCGAGACGCTGGAATTCCTGCATCCGGTCAGTGGCGAGCCGGTGCGTGCCAGCGCGCCGGTGCCGGCCGATCTGCAGCGGCTGATGACCGCGCTGCGCGAGGACAGCGCACGCGCGGCCGAACTGGCGCGCCGCTGA
- a CDS encoding thiol-disulfide oxidoreductase DCC family protein, whose product MSHADMSTAQMRTAPATIVFDGVCLLCNGWVTFLLRHDRRGRYRFAAMQGQAGRALLQQHGLDPDDPLSFLLVDHSGAWTDSDAIVRVLAGLGGLWRLAAVLRVIPRGLRDIGYRLIARNRYRWFGRSDHCMLPTPEQHARFLD is encoded by the coding sequence TTGAGCCACGCTGACATGTCCACTGCGCAGATGCGCACCGCGCCGGCCACCATCGTGTTCGATGGGGTGTGCCTGCTGTGCAATGGCTGGGTCACGTTCCTGCTGCGCCACGATCGACGCGGGCGTTATCGCTTTGCCGCGATGCAGGGCCAGGCCGGGCGCGCGCTGTTGCAGCAGCATGGGCTGGACCCGGACGACCCGTTGTCGTTCCTGCTGGTGGACCACAGCGGCGCATGGACCGACAGCGATGCCATCGTGCGGGTACTGGCGGGACTGGGCGGCCTGTGGCGATTGGCGGCAGTGTTACGCGTGATACCGCGTGGTTTGCGCGATATCGGGTATCGCCTGATCGCACGCAATCGCTATCGCTGGTTCGGCCGCAGCGACCACTGCATGCTGCCCACACCCGAGCAACACGCGCGCTTTCTGGATTGA
- a CDS encoding methyl-accepting chemotaxis protein → MSSHDAAPVSRPALGANVARSAWAAWLPAAAQIGLLALLTVYATTLVPGGVVGAFASLFPALLVLGAASAGIWWWTRRRHSAQLQQAVTAVTAIGDGRFQRLDLRTATGELAPLLRALQDTQDKLAIRIDVMEQGLRHGQFVIKALDDLDTMIRIADDDGQVLFANRKLLAMLKLIEPDVQSFRPGFHAEGFVGGSIGDIYPDSQAAIDRMRALNASKAVRAPFFGRQIDFVYSPIIAADGTKLGTIAQWVDVTAQVNAEQALIQIIDAAAIGDFSRRMQLDGMDGVLLSLAQGINRIYDSVETHLAALARVIGALAEGDLTQRVDGDAHGIFARLRDDTNQTVARLTEIIGGIQTASDTIRQAAVEIAAGNTDLSERTEQQAANLEETASSMEELTSTVKQNADSALQANRLVVGTGEVAQNGGQVMDDVVATMGQISTASRKIGEIIGVIDGIAFQTNILALNAAVEAARAGEQGRGFAVVASEVRALARRSADAAKEIKTLIADSTDKVELGSGLVHRAGATMREIVGSVKHVTDIMSEITSASAEQSSGIEQVNRTVAQLDEVTQRNAALVEEATAAARSLEEQAVELADAVSIFRLQSDARPGLSTVVRASFHNAA, encoded by the coding sequence ATGTCTTCACACGATGCCGCCCCCGTTTCCCGCCCAGCGCTGGGCGCAAACGTTGCGCGTAGCGCCTGGGCCGCATGGCTGCCCGCCGCCGCCCAGATCGGGCTGCTGGCCTTGCTGACGGTCTATGCCACCACGCTGGTGCCCGGCGGAGTTGTGGGCGCTTTCGCCAGCTTGTTCCCTGCGCTGCTGGTGCTGGGCGCGGCCAGCGCGGGCATCTGGTGGTGGACCCGTCGCCGTCACAGCGCACAGCTGCAGCAGGCGGTGACTGCCGTCACCGCGATCGGCGATGGCCGCTTCCAGCGTCTGGACCTGCGCACCGCAACCGGCGAACTCGCGCCACTGCTGCGTGCCTTGCAGGACACCCAGGACAAGCTGGCCATCCGCATCGATGTGATGGAACAGGGTCTGCGCCACGGGCAATTCGTGATCAAGGCGCTCGACGATCTGGACACCATGATCCGCATCGCCGACGACGACGGCCAGGTGCTGTTCGCCAACCGCAAGCTGCTGGCGATGCTCAAGCTGATCGAGCCGGATGTGCAGAGCTTCCGCCCCGGCTTCCACGCCGAAGGCTTCGTCGGCGGCAGCATCGGCGACATCTATCCCGACAGCCAGGCCGCGATCGACCGCATGCGCGCGTTGAACGCGTCCAAGGCGGTACGTGCGCCTTTCTTCGGCCGCCAGATCGACTTCGTCTACAGCCCGATCATCGCCGCCGACGGCACCAAGCTGGGCACCATCGCGCAGTGGGTGGATGTCACCGCCCAGGTCAACGCCGAGCAGGCGCTGATCCAGATCATCGACGCGGCGGCGATCGGCGATTTCAGCCGCCGTATGCAGCTCGATGGCATGGACGGCGTGCTGCTGTCGCTGGCGCAGGGCATCAACCGCATCTACGATTCGGTGGAAACGCATCTGGCCGCACTGGCGCGCGTGATCGGCGCGCTGGCCGAGGGCGACCTCACCCAGCGCGTGGACGGCGATGCGCACGGCATCTTCGCGCGACTGCGCGACGACACCAACCAGACCGTGGCCCGCCTGACCGAAATCATCGGCGGCATCCAGACCGCATCGGACACCATTCGCCAGGCCGCGGTGGAAATCGCCGCCGGCAATACCGACCTGTCCGAGCGCACCGAACAGCAGGCCGCCAACCTGGAAGAAACCGCCAGCTCCATGGAGGAACTGACCTCCACCGTAAAGCAGAACGCCGATAGCGCATTGCAGGCCAACCGCCTGGTGGTGGGCACCGGCGAAGTCGCGCAAAACGGCGGCCAGGTGATGGACGATGTGGTTGCCACCATGGGCCAGATCAGCACCGCCTCGCGCAAGATCGGCGAGATCATCGGCGTCATCGATGGCATCGCGTTCCAGACCAACATCCTGGCGCTCAACGCCGCGGTGGAAGCGGCGCGCGCCGGCGAACAGGGCCGCGGCTTTGCGGTGGTGGCCTCGGAAGTGCGCGCACTGGCGCGCCGCTCGGCCGACGCCGCCAAGGAGATCAAGACGCTGATCGCCGACTCCACCGACAAGGTCGAACTGGGCTCGGGCCTGGTGCATCGCGCCGGCGCGACCATGCGCGAGATCGTCGGCTCCGTGAAGCATGTCACCGACATCATGAGCGAGATCACCTCGGCCAGCGCCGAGCAATCCAGCGGCATCGAGCAGGTCAACCGTACCGTGGCGCAGCTGGACGAAGTCACCCAGCGCAATGCCGCGCTGGTGGAAGAAGCCACCGCCGCCGCACGCAGCCTGGAAGAACAGGCGGTGGAACTGGCCGATGCGGTGTCCATCTTCCGCCTGCAATCCGACGCCCGCCCCGGCCTCTCCACTGTCGTGCGCGCCAGCTTCCACAACGCGGCGTAG
- a CDS encoding DUF4166 domain-containing protein — translation MLGQQAFAQLPAPVRALHSVQQRQTFAGQAQIRRGRHVLVPLLALLSRLPRSGAVAVEVEFLVDAQGERWHRRFAGLPMYSRLWREGAALREHLGAVRFEFALRADAQSLYWQATRVWAFGWIPLPARWFEQVRCREHADAGRYGFLVDVHLPLVGPFIRYEGWLEPR, via the coding sequence GTGCTGGGGCAACAGGCATTCGCGCAATTGCCGGCGCCGGTGCGCGCGCTGCATTCGGTACAGCAGCGGCAGACCTTTGCCGGGCAGGCGCAGATCCGGCGCGGTCGGCATGTGCTGGTGCCCCTGCTGGCGCTGCTGAGCCGATTGCCGCGCAGCGGCGCTGTGGCGGTAGAAGTGGAGTTCCTGGTCGATGCGCAGGGCGAGCGCTGGCACCGGCGCTTTGCCGGTCTGCCGATGTATTCGCGGCTGTGGCGCGAGGGAGCGGCCTTGCGCGAACACCTGGGCGCGGTACGGTTCGAGTTTGCGTTGCGTGCCGATGCCCAGTCCCTGTATTGGCAGGCCACACGCGTGTGGGCGTTCGGCTGGATTCCACTGCCCGCGCGCTGGTTCGAACAGGTGCGTTGCCGCGAGCATGCCGATGCCGGCCGCTACGGGTTTCTGGTCGACGTGCACCTGCCGCTGGTGGGGCCGTTCATTCGCTACGAGGGATGGCTTGAGCCACGCTGA
- the otsA gene encoding alpha,alpha-trehalose-phosphate synthase (UDP-forming), which translates to MSRLVVVSNRVAVPGETRAGGLAVGLLAALKERGGMWFGWSGKTARGDSGGMHEQTEGDITFVTMDLNKRDIDSYYNGFANRTLWPLLHFRLDLVDYDRATREGYLRVNRLFAEKLAPLLKDSDTVWIHDYHMIPLGAMLRELGVGCKMGFFLHVPMPSADLVQAMPDHARLFSMFYAYDLVGFQTQRDAERFKAYVRLFGGGRILEGDLVEGPGGRRFTAASFPIGIDTDLIANQAKAAVGKQAVRDLRESLRGRQLAIGVDRLDYSKGLPERFQGFERYLERYPDQSGSLTYLQIAPVSRGDVTEYRHLRSQLEQIAGHINGGHAEPDWTPLRYVNQNFSHATLTGFYRAASVCLVTPLRDGMNLVAKEFVAAQDPEDPGVLVLSLFAGAADEMKEALLVNPHDLDGVADAIATAASMPLASRIERWHAMMDHLRKNTINHWRQRYLQALAEV; encoded by the coding sequence ATGAGTCGTTTGGTGGTGGTATCCAATCGCGTCGCAGTGCCGGGCGAAACCCGGGCCGGCGGCCTGGCGGTGGGGTTGCTGGCCGCGCTCAAGGAGCGCGGCGGCATGTGGTTCGGCTGGAGCGGCAAGACCGCACGCGGCGACAGTGGCGGCATGCACGAGCAGACCGAAGGCGACATCACCTTCGTCACCATGGACCTCAACAAGCGCGACATCGATTCGTACTACAACGGTTTCGCCAACCGCACGCTGTGGCCCCTGCTGCACTTTCGCCTGGATCTGGTGGACTACGATCGCGCCACCCGCGAAGGCTATCTACGCGTCAATCGCCTGTTCGCAGAAAAACTCGCGCCGTTGCTGAAAGACAGCGATACGGTGTGGATCCACGATTACCATATGATTCCGCTGGGCGCGATGCTGCGCGAGTTGGGCGTGGGCTGCAAGATGGGTTTCTTCCTGCACGTGCCGATGCCGTCGGCCGATCTGGTGCAGGCAATGCCCGACCACGCACGCTTGTTCAGCATGTTCTACGCCTACGATCTGGTGGGCTTCCAGACCCAGCGCGATGCCGAACGCTTCAAGGCGTATGTGCGCCTGTTCGGCGGCGGCCGCATTCTGGAAGGCGACCTGGTCGAAGGCCCGGGCGGGCGGCGGTTCACTGCGGCATCGTTCCCCATCGGTATCGATACCGATCTGATTGCCAATCAGGCAAAGGCCGCCGTCGGCAAGCAGGCGGTGCGCGATTTGCGCGAGAGTCTGCGCGGGCGGCAACTCGCCATCGGTGTGGACCGGCTGGATTATTCCAAGGGCCTGCCGGAACGCTTCCAGGGCTTCGAGCGTTATCTGGAACGTTATCCGGATCAATCCGGCAGCCTGACCTATCTGCAGATCGCGCCGGTGTCGCGCGGCGATGTCACCGAATACCGTCACCTGCGCAGCCAGCTCGAACAGATCGCCGGCCATATCAATGGTGGGCATGCAGAGCCGGACTGGACGCCACTACGCTACGTCAACCAGAACTTCAGCCATGCCACGTTGACCGGCTTCTATCGTGCGGCCTCTGTATGCCTGGTCACGCCATTGCGCGATGGCATGAACCTGGTCGCCAAGGAATTCGTGGCGGCACAGGATCCGGAAGACCCGGGTGTCCTGGTGCTGTCGCTGTTCGCTGGCGCGGCCGACGAAATGAAGGAAGCGCTGCTGGTCAATCCGCACGATCTGGACGGTGTGGCCGATGCGATTGCAACCGCGGCCAGCATGCCGCTGGCCAGCCGCATCGAGCGCTGGCACGCCATGATGGACCACCTGCGCAAGAACACCATCAATCACTGGCGCCAACGCTATCTACAGGCACTGGCCGAGGTCTGA
- the pgeF gene encoding peptidoglycan editing factor PgeF, with protein MSVAAPFILLADWPAPPRIRALTTLRHGLGVSQAPFDTLNLGNRSSPEGDTPERVERNRVLLMQALALPGPPQWLRQVHGVDVVRLEALSAGAGVQADAAGDGAPGSHEPTADAAVTDVPGRVLAILTADCLPVVLAAVDGSEIAAAHAGWRGLADGVLERSVAAMQTPAPQLMAWLGPAAGPQAYEIGQDVFDAFVDEDMQAQHAFAATRAGHWRVDLYALARLRLQRAGLRADAIHGGGLCTISDPARFFSHRRDRRSGRMATLAWIAP; from the coding sequence GTGAGTGTGGCCGCTCCATTCATCCTGCTGGCGGACTGGCCGGCGCCGCCGCGGATCCGGGCGCTGACCACGCTGCGGCATGGCCTGGGCGTGTCGCAGGCACCGTTCGACACACTCAACCTCGGCAACCGCAGCAGCCCGGAGGGCGATACGCCGGAACGGGTGGAGCGTAACCGCGTGTTGCTGATGCAGGCGCTGGCCTTGCCCGGCCCGCCGCAGTGGCTGCGGCAGGTACACGGGGTGGATGTCGTGCGGCTTGAGGCGCTGTCGGCAGGCGCCGGCGTACAGGCGGACGCTGCGGGCGATGGTGCGCCGGGCTCGCATGAGCCCACCGCCGACGCCGCCGTGACCGACGTGCCGGGGCGGGTGCTGGCCATCCTCACCGCCGATTGCCTGCCGGTCGTGCTCGCTGCGGTCGATGGCAGCGAGATCGCGGCCGCACATGCCGGTTGGCGCGGTCTGGCTGATGGCGTGCTGGAGCGCAGCGTGGCGGCGATGCAGACACCGGCGCCGCAGCTGATGGCTTGGCTGGGCCCGGCTGCGGGACCGCAGGCCTATGAAATCGGCCAGGACGTCTTCGACGCTTTCGTCGACGAAGACATGCAGGCGCAGCACGCATTCGCGGCCACGCGAGCGGGACATTGGCGCGTGGATCTGTACGCATTGGCGCGGCTGCGCCTGCAGCGTGCCGGTCTGCGGGCCGATGCGATCCATGGCGGCGGCCTGTGCACCATTTCCGACCCGGCGCGCTTTTTCTCGCATCGCCGCGACCGCCGCAGCGGACGCATGGCGACGCTGGCGTGGATCGCGCCCTGA
- a CDS encoding membrane-bound PQQ-dependent dehydrogenase, glucose/quinate/shikimate family, producing MLVAYAVVIAVLGAVLAYEGGRLVAVGGSWYYLLAGIALLLAGVLLAAGKRAGLWLFGATLAATIAWALWEVGLDGWGLVPRLAWISVLGLVLLPFWSVARRRMQPLSGAGYLVVAGVLPVLGAALILWPLFVPRNVELADASKQAANPAAFSRATVPSPDGNVAANHDASNWTAYAGSNLSNHYTPGAQITPENVKNLKIAWEFHTGDLKPAGSKLGYAFQNTPLKVGDLLYICTPTQKVIAVEAANGKQRWRFDPQTNPKAMAGVAATTCRGVSYYQAPEGTAECPTRIFWPMVDGRLGALDAQTGKLCTSFGNNGYVDLNAGTGNTKPGFVGPTSPPVVMRGVVIQPTGQVRDGQEGDAPSGVVRGFDALTGQLRWAWDLGNPAITAEPPAGQTYTRSTPNVWSLMAADDELGLVYLPTGNASGDFFGKGRTPQDEEYTASLVAVDAATGKERWHFRTVNHDLWDYDIGPQPNLVDWPVAGGGTRSAVIQPTKSGQVFVLDRATGAPLMPVKQIPVPQGTDHGDWTAATQPVSPGMPNTVGAPSREVETIIESDAWGMTPFDQLACRIRFKQLRYEGMFTPPTLQGSLAFTGNHGGINWGGVSVDLQRGIMVMNSNRLPYTLQVYTREKMNELGVVSVFDGKSKTPGYMAQKGLAYGARKEPWMSPLNTPCVAPPWGYIADVDLRTQQVLWRRPLGTGYDQGPMGIPSKTKFEIGTPNNSGSLATAGGVTFIGASLDDFMRGFDTRTGKQVWETRVPAGPQAAPMSYTIDGKQYIVAAVGGHDRMETKSGDSVIAWTLPDDAQATPAK from the coding sequence TTGCTGGTGGCCTATGCCGTGGTGATCGCCGTGCTCGGTGCGGTGCTCGCCTACGAAGGCGGTCGCCTGGTGGCCGTCGGCGGTTCCTGGTACTACCTGCTGGCAGGTATCGCGTTGCTGCTGGCGGGCGTGCTGCTCGCGGCGGGCAAGCGCGCGGGCCTGTGGCTGTTCGGCGCCACCCTGGCCGCCACCATTGCCTGGGCGCTGTGGGAAGTGGGCCTGGATGGCTGGGGTCTGGTCCCGCGTCTGGCCTGGATCTCGGTGCTGGGCCTGGTGCTGCTGCCGTTCTGGAGCGTGGCGCGTCGGCGCATGCAGCCCCTGTCCGGTGCCGGCTATCTGGTGGTCGCCGGGGTGCTGCCGGTGCTGGGCGCAGCGCTGATCCTGTGGCCGTTGTTCGTGCCACGCAATGTCGAACTGGCGGATGCGTCCAAGCAGGCCGCCAATCCCGCTGCCTTCAGCCGCGCCACCGTGCCCAGCCCGGACGGCAACGTCGCGGCCAATCACGACGCCAGCAACTGGACCGCGTACGCCGGCTCCAACCTGTCCAACCACTACACCCCGGGCGCGCAGATCACCCCGGAGAACGTCAAGAACCTGAAGATCGCCTGGGAGTTCCACACCGGCGACCTGAAGCCGGCCGGCTCCAAGCTGGGCTACGCCTTCCAGAACACCCCGCTCAAGGTCGGCGACCTGCTCTACATCTGCACGCCCACCCAGAAAGTGATCGCGGTGGAAGCGGCCAATGGCAAGCAGCGTTGGCGCTTCGACCCGCAGACCAACCCCAAGGCGATGGCCGGCGTGGCCGCCACCACCTGCCGTGGCGTGTCGTACTACCAGGCACCGGAAGGCACCGCCGAGTGCCCGACCCGGATCTTCTGGCCGATGGTCGATGGCCGCCTCGGCGCGCTGGATGCGCAGACCGGCAAGCTGTGCACCAGCTTCGGCAACAACGGCTATGTGGACCTCAATGCCGGTACCGGCAACACCAAGCCGGGCTTTGTCGGCCCGACCTCGCCGCCGGTGGTGATGCGCGGCGTGGTGATCCAGCCCACCGGCCAGGTGCGCGACGGGCAGGAAGGCGATGCGCCGTCCGGCGTGGTGCGTGGCTTCGATGCGCTCACCGGCCAGCTGCGCTGGGCCTGGGACCTGGGCAACCCGGCGATCACCGCCGAACCGCCGGCCGGCCAGACCTATACCCGCTCCACCCCGAATGTGTGGTCGCTGATGGCCGCCGACGATGAGCTGGGCCTGGTCTACCTGCCCACCGGCAATGCCTCGGGCGACTTCTTCGGCAAGGGCCGTACCCCGCAGGACGAGGAATACACCGCCTCGCTGGTGGCCGTGGATGCGGCCACCGGCAAGGAGCGCTGGCACTTCCGTACCGTCAACCACGACCTGTGGGACTACGACATCGGCCCGCAGCCGAACCTGGTCGATTGGCCGGTGGCCGGCGGCGGCACCCGCTCTGCCGTGATCCAGCCCACCAAGTCCGGCCAGGTGTTCGTGCTGGACCGTGCCACCGGCGCGCCGTTGATGCCGGTCAAGCAGATCCCGGTGCCGCAGGGCACCGATCACGGCGACTGGACTGCGGCCACCCAGCCGGTCTCGCCGGGCATGCCCAATACCGTGGGCGCGCCGAGCCGCGAGGTGGAAACCATCATCGAATCCGACGCCTGGGGCATGACCCCGTTCGACCAGCTGGCCTGCCGCATCCGGTTCAAGCAACTGCGCTACGAAGGCATGTTCACCCCGCCCACCCTGCAAGGCTCGCTGGCCTTCACCGGCAACCATGGCGGCATCAACTGGGGCGGCGTCTCGGTCGATCTGCAGCGCGGCATCATGGTGATGAACAGCAATCGCCTGCCTTACACCTTGCAGGTCTATACCCGCGAAAAGATGAACGAGCTGGGCGTGGTGTCGGTGTTCGATGGCAAGAGCAAAACCCCCGGCTACATGGCGCAGAAGGGTCTGGCCTACGGTGCCCGCAAGGAGCCGTGGATGTCGCCGCTCAACACCCCGTGCGTCGCCCCGCCGTGGGGCTACATCGCCGACGTCGATCTGCGCACGCAGCAGGTGCTGTGGCGCCGTCCGCTGGGTACCGGTTACGACCAGGGCCCCATGGGCATTCCGTCCAAGACCAAGTTCGAGATCGGCACGCCCAACAACAGCGGCTCGCTGGCCACCGCCGGCGGCGTGACCTTCATCGGCGCGAGCCTGGACGATTTCATGCGCGGCTTCGACACCCGCACCGGCAAGCAGGTCTGGGAAACCCGCGTCCCTGCCGGCCCGCAGGCCGCACCAATGAGCTACACCATCGATGGCAAGCAATACATCGTGGCCGCCGTCGGAGGACACGACCGCATGGAAACCAAGTCGGGCGACAGCGTGATCGCCTGGACGTTGCCGGACGACGCCCAGGCGACGCCGGCGAAATAA
- a CDS encoding outer membrane protein assembly factor BamD yields MIRRSTFSAPARLIALMLVMAFVVTGCHRGAKDKNPDEGMPVEQLYGKAHELMEKGNWAGAEASFKRLQAQYPYGPYTEQAMIESAYAQYKAGKHDDTVSSVDRFIRTYPTHRNIAYLYYLRGLANSNRDTVFLRRVWSLDPSRRDLSSPQQAYNDFNTVTDRYPNSRYAADARKRMIELRDIFAQHELDNALYYLRRNAWVSAAGRANYLLETYPQSAYQYDAVAVLAEAYTHLGNKTLAADARRVLELNSPQHPWLSGNWPKYPWAIRKLNPFAGEKSAATGQRNAQMNRD; encoded by the coding sequence ATGATCCGACGGTCCACGTTTTCCGCGCCTGCGCGCCTGATTGCCCTCATGCTGGTCATGGCGTTCGTCGTCACCGGCTGCCACCGCGGCGCCAAGGACAAGAATCCCGACGAGGGCATGCCGGTCGAGCAGCTCTACGGCAAGGCCCATGAGCTGATGGAAAAAGGCAACTGGGCTGGCGCCGAAGCCAGCTTCAAGCGCCTGCAGGCCCAGTACCCGTACGGGCCGTACACCGAGCAGGCGATGATCGAAAGCGCCTACGCGCAGTACAAGGCCGGCAAGCACGACGACACCGTGTCCAGCGTCGACCGCTTCATCCGGACCTACCCGACCCATCGCAACATCGCCTACCTGTACTACCTGCGTGGGCTGGCCAACAGCAACCGCGACACGGTGTTCCTGCGCCGGGTGTGGTCGCTGGACCCGAGCCGCCGCGACCTGTCGTCGCCGCAGCAGGCCTACAACGACTTCAACACCGTCACCGACCGCTACCCGAACAGCCGCTACGCTGCCGATGCGCGCAAGCGGATGATCGAGCTGCGCGACATCTTCGCCCAGCACGAGCTGGACAACGCGCTGTACTACCTGCGCCGCAATGCCTGGGTGTCGGCGGCCGGCCGCGCCAACTACCTGCTGGAAACCTATCCGCAGAGCGCCTACCAGTACGACGCGGTGGCGGTGCTGGCCGAGGCCTACACACATCTGGGCAACAAGACCCTGGCCGCCGACGCGCGCCGCGTGCTCGAACTCAACAGCCCGCAGCACCCGTGGCTGAGCGGCAACTGGCCGAAGTACCCCTGGGCCATCCGCAAGCTCAATCCGTTTGCCGGCGAAAAGTCTGCCGCGACCGGACAACGCAATGCACAGATGAATCGCGACTGA